A stretch of Mustela nigripes isolate SB6536 chromosome 6, MUSNIG.SB6536, whole genome shotgun sequence DNA encodes these proteins:
- the LOC132020790 gene encoding LOW QUALITY PROTEIN: large ribosomal subunit protein bL17m-like (The sequence of the model RefSeq protein was modified relative to this genomic sequence to represent the inferred CDS: inserted 2 bases in 1 codon) has product MRLSVAAAISHGRVFRRLGLGPESRIHLLRNLLTGLVRHESIEASWARVDEMRGYAEKLIDYGKLGDTNEQAMRMADFWLTEKDLIPKLFQVLAPRYQGQNGGYTRMLQIPNSSEQDRXKMAVIEYKGNCLPPLPVPRRDSNLTLLNQLLQGLQQDQKASIHGSHTAQTPGI; this is encoded by the exons ATGCGGCTGTCAGTTGCAGCCGCCATCTCCCATGGCCGCGTATTCCGCCGTCTGGGCCTTGGTCCGGAGTCCCGCATCCACCTGTTGAGGAACTTGCTTACAGGCTTGGTGCGACACGAAAGCATCGAGGCGTCATGGGCGCGCGTGGACGAAATGAGGGGCTACGCCGAGAAGCTCATCGACTATGGGAAGCTGGGAGACACTAACGAACAAGCCATGCGCATGGCCGACTTCTGGCTTACGGAGAAAGACTTGATCCCAAAGCTGTTTCAAGTACTGGCCCCTCGTTACCAAGGTCAAAATGGGGGCTACACGAGAATGCTGCAGATCCCAAATAGCAGTGAGCAGGATCG CAAGATGGCAGTGATCGAGTATAAGGGGAACTGCCTCCCACCCCTACCAGTGCCTCGCAGAGACAGCAACCTTACACTTCTAAACCAGCTGCTTCAAGGGTTGCAGCAAGACCAGAAAGCAAGCATCCACGGCTCCCACACAGCTCAAACGCCAGGGATTTAA